The following proteins are co-located in the Telopea speciosissima isolate NSW1024214 ecotype Mountain lineage chromosome 9, Tspe_v1, whole genome shotgun sequence genome:
- the LOC122639857 gene encoding myb family transcription factor PHL7-like isoform X1, which yields MYQPKTLPSSNLVCSNSLVQGQHQDGSATSMAPRSGGNNLSGNNSSLASRQRLRWTHELHERFVDAVAQLGGPDRATPKGVLRVMGVQGLTIYHVKSHLQKYRLANYVPESSSDGKKVDKKESGDLSTGLDGSSGIQITEALKLQMEVQKRLHEQLEVQRQLQLRIEAQGKYLKKIMEEQERLGGFLGEAPGSVLPTLPSGHSCPQSDNKTDPSTPASTSESPLQDKASKECAPAKSLSYDESFSSHHEPLTPDSGCHVSSPAMSPKGKRSAKQHPLSMGSAGAKPEIILTHQILESSLSSGFRQPCSVSSIGDHLDPSSGKLFGDEDRT from the exons ATGTATCAGCCAAAGACTCTACCTAGTTCAAATTTAGTTTGCAGCAACTCATTAGTTCAAGGCCAGCACCAAGACGGCAGTGCCACTTCAATGGCTCCTAGAAGTGGAGGCAACAATCTCAGCGGCAATAACTCTAGTCTGGCCTCCAGGCAACGGTTACGTTGGACACATGAGCTGCATGAACGTTTTGTGGATGCTGTGGCGCAACTTGGTGGCCCAGATA GGGCTACTCCTAAAGGTGTGCTCAGAGTCATGGGTGTACAAGGTTTGACTATTTACCATGTTAAAAGCCACTTGCAG AAATATCGGCTTGCAAACTATGTCCCAGAGTCTTCATCTGATG GTAAGAAAGTTGACAAGAAAGAATCAGGGGACTTGTCTACTGGCTTGGACGGTTCTTC TGgtatacaaataacagaagcACTCAAGCTACAGATGGAAGTGCAAAAGCGGCTGCATGAGCAATTAGAG GTCCAGAGGCAGCTACAGTTACGAATAGAAGCCCAAGGCAAGTACctgaagaagataatggaagaACAAGAACGGCTAGGTGGTTTTCTTGGGGAAGCGCCTGGTTCTGTGCTTCCTACCCTACCCTCTGGCCACAGCTGTCCACAATCCGACAACAAGACTGACCCATCAACTCCTGCTTCAACTTCCGAGTCTCCCCTCCAAGACAAGGCTTCCAAGGAATGTGCACCAGCAAAGAGTCTCTCCTATGATGAGTCTTTCTCATCCCACCATGAACCATTGACACCGGATTCTGGCTGCCATGTCAGTTCACCAGCTATGAGCCCGAAAGGCAAGAGGTCAGCTAAACAACACCCCTTGAGCATGGGTTCTGCAGGTGCAAAACCAGAGATTATACTCACACACCAGATACTAGAATCAAGCTTGAGTTCTGGTTTCCGGCAACCATGTTCAGTTTCATCGATTGGAGATCATTTAGATCCCTCGTCTGGGAAACTCTTTGGTGATGAAGATCGGACTTGA
- the LOC122639857 gene encoding myb family transcription factor PHL7-like isoform X2: MYQPKTLPSSNLVCSNSLVQGQHQDGSATSMAPRSGGNNLSGNNSSLASRQRLRWTHELHERFVDAVAQLGGPDSKKVDKKESGDLSTGLDGSSGIQITEALKLQMEVQKRLHEQLEVQRQLQLRIEAQGKYLKKIMEEQERLGGFLGEAPGSVLPTLPSGHSCPQSDNKTDPSTPASTSESPLQDKASKECAPAKSLSYDESFSSHHEPLTPDSGCHVSSPAMSPKGKRSAKQHPLSMGSAGAKPEIILTHQILESSLSSGFRQPCSVSSIGDHLDPSSGKLFGDEDRT; this comes from the exons ATGTATCAGCCAAAGACTCTACCTAGTTCAAATTTAGTTTGCAGCAACTCATTAGTTCAAGGCCAGCACCAAGACGGCAGTGCCACTTCAATGGCTCCTAGAAGTGGAGGCAACAATCTCAGCGGCAATAACTCTAGTCTGGCCTCCAGGCAACGGTTACGTTGGACACATGAGCTGCATGAACGTTTTGTGGATGCTGTGGCGCAACTTGGTGGCCCAGATA GTAAGAAAGTTGACAAGAAAGAATCAGGGGACTTGTCTACTGGCTTGGACGGTTCTTC TGgtatacaaataacagaagcACTCAAGCTACAGATGGAAGTGCAAAAGCGGCTGCATGAGCAATTAGAG GTCCAGAGGCAGCTACAGTTACGAATAGAAGCCCAAGGCAAGTACctgaagaagataatggaagaACAAGAACGGCTAGGTGGTTTTCTTGGGGAAGCGCCTGGTTCTGTGCTTCCTACCCTACCCTCTGGCCACAGCTGTCCACAATCCGACAACAAGACTGACCCATCAACTCCTGCTTCAACTTCCGAGTCTCCCCTCCAAGACAAGGCTTCCAAGGAATGTGCACCAGCAAAGAGTCTCTCCTATGATGAGTCTTTCTCATCCCACCATGAACCATTGACACCGGATTCTGGCTGCCATGTCAGTTCACCAGCTATGAGCCCGAAAGGCAAGAGGTCAGCTAAACAACACCCCTTGAGCATGGGTTCTGCAGGTGCAAAACCAGAGATTATACTCACACACCAGATACTAGAATCAAGCTTGAGTTCTGGTTTCCGGCAACCATGTTCAGTTTCATCGATTGGAGATCATTTAGATCCCTCGTCTGGGAAACTCTTTGGTGATGAAGATCGGACTTGA
- the LOC122639856 gene encoding myb family transcription factor PHL7-like, translating to MNQPKTVPNSSSVRPLLPRWDLVSTSDSRGSTKTILSSRQRLRWTHELHERFVDAVEKLGGPDRATPKGVLRAMGVLGLTTFHVKSHLQKYRLAAHSPEPSADGKIKKLEGNVTSSSDGSSKVQNTLALKWTEEQKKLHEPPEVRKQLLIGEADQGKLQKVTEEHQQPSADLTEVTVSETPVPVTVGNLPESVKTEPSVPTSTSGSSSQDKAANECSPAPVSDDNSHKSVQTKQSAPSSVKSPLQDEVAKECAPDPVSADPKSVRTEPSTTVPASGSPIKDKATMTHPDSAVESFSSSRETSVLDSTDRLVGSPAETPDGEKLAKKQRVDEGPAC from the exons ATGAATCAACCTAAGACTGTCCCAAATTCAAGCTCAGTTCGCCCATTACTTCCTCGGTGGGATTTAGTCAGTACTTCTGATAGCAGAGGGAGCACCAAAACTATTCTCAGCTCAAGGCAACGGTTGCGTTGGACACATGAGCTCCATGAACGTTTTGTGGATGCTGTGGAGAAACTGGGTGGGCCAGATA GGGCTACTCCTAAAGGTGTCCTTAGAGCCATGGGGGTACTCGGTTTGACAACATTCCATGTCAAAAGCCACTTACAG AAATATCGGCTTGCAGCGCACTCGCCAGAGCCTTCAGCTGATG GTAAAATCAAGAAACTAGAAGGCAATGTGACTTCCAGCTCAGATGGTTCCTC CAAGGTACAAAATACTTTAGCACTTAAGTGGACAGAGGAGCAAAAGAAGCTGCATGAGCCACCTGAG GTCCGGAAGCAGTTGCTGATTGGGGAAGCAGACCAAGGCAAACTGCAGAAGGTCACTGAAGAGCATCAGCAGCCTAGTGCAGATTTAACTGAGGTGACTGTTTCAGAGACCCCTGTCCCCGTCACTGTTGGCAACCTCCCGGAATCTGTCAAGACTGAACCATCTGTTCCAACTTCAACGTCTGGGTCCTCCTCCCAAGATAAGGCTGCCAATGAATGCTCCCCTGCTCCCGTCTCAGATGACAACTCCCACAAATCTGTCCAGACTAAACAATCAGCCCCATCTTCAGTCAAGTCTCCCCTCCAAGATGAGGTTGCCAAGGAATGTGCACCTGACCCTGTCTCAGCTGACCCAAAATCAGTCAGGACTGAACCATCAACTACTGTTCCAGCTTCTGGGTCTCCCATCAAGGACAAGGCTACCATGACACACCCTGATTCTGCGGTTGAATCTTTCTCATCTTCCCGTGAAACATCTGTTTTGGATAGTACTGATCGCCTTGTTGGATCCCCAGCTGAGACTCCAGATGGTGAGAAGTTAGCAAAGAAACAGCGAGTGGACGAGGGACCAGCATGTTAA
- the LOC122639859 gene encoding probable calcium-binding protein CML21: MGGVVGKEGESPRKGLIPETKLEAKMVKAMQRRESEGSGMKSFNSIILKFPKIDESLRKCKTIFEQFDEDSNGTIDPEELRHCFHKLEISFTEEEISDLFEACDINENMGMKFNEFIVLLCLVYLLKEDPAALHAKSRMGLPNLEATFETLVDTFVFLDKNKDGYVSKQEMVQAINETNSGECCSGQIALKRFEEMDWDKNGTVTFKEFLFAFTRWIGIDDMDEDGEEKV, encoded by the exons ATGGGAGGAGTAGTGGGAAAGGAGGGGGAGTCTCCTAGAAAGGGATTGATTCCAGAAACAAAGCTCGAGGCCAAAATGGTGAAAGCAATGCAGAGAAGGGAATCTGAAGGATCTGGAATGAAATCGTTTAACAGCATTATCCTGAAATTCCCAAAAATTGACGAAAGCTTAAGAAAATGCAAAACCATTTTTGAGCAATTTG aTGAGGATTCAAATGGCACAATAGATCCAGAAGAGCTTAGGCATTGTTTTCACAAATTGGAGATATCTTTCACCGAAGAGGAGATCAGTGATCTCTTTGAGGCATGTGATATCAATGAGAACATGGGTATGAAGTTCAATGAGTTCATTGTTCTCCTCTGCCTCGTCTATCTTCTCAAGGAGGATCCAGCAGCTCTTCATGCT AAATCACGGATGGGATTGCCAAATCTGGAGGCAACATTTGAAACATTGGTTGATACATTTGTTTTCTTGGACAAGAATAAGGATGGCTATGTCAGCAAACAGGAGATGGTGCAGGCAATAAATGAAACTAATTCAGGAGAATGCTGTTCTGGTCAAATAGCCCTGAAGAGATTTG AAGAGATGGACTGGGATAAAAATGGAACGGTGACTTTCAAGGAGTTTCTTTTTGCTTTCACCCGTTGGATTGGGATTGATGACATGGACGAAGATGGAGAGGAGAAAGTTTAA